Below is a genomic region from Halogeometricum sp. S1BR25-6.
GGACAACCACGATACACACGATATGCCGACGACGGCCGGGTCCGTCGCCCTCGCCGACTCCGTCCCGCCGCGGGACGCCTTCGTCGTCGAGCGACTCCGGGACGCCGGCGCCGTCGTCGTCGGGAAGACCAACCTCCAGGAACTGTCGTTCGGGGTGGATACGATAAGCTCACTCGGCGGCGCGACCCGAAACGCCTACGACCTGAACCGGCGGCCCTCAGGGTCCAGCGGTGGCACCGCGGCGGCCGTCGCCGCGAACTTGGCGACCGTCGGCACGGGTTCGGACACCTGCTCGTCAGTCCGGTCCCCGCCCGCGTTCAACAACCTCGTCGGCGTCCGCCCGACGCGGGGACTGGTCAGTCGGACGGGCATCGTCCCCCTGAGCGAGACGCAGGACACCGCGGGTCCCATCACCAGAACCGTCGCCGACGCGGCCCGACTGCTCGACGCGATGGCCGGCTACGACCCCGAGGACCCCGTGACGGCCGCCGGCGCCGACGCCGTTCCCGACGACGGCTACGTCTCCCACCTCGACCCCGACGGACTCGACGGCGCGCGCATCGGCGTCGCCCGCCAGTTCTTCGGCCTGCAGGGGGATTCCGAAGACCTCCCCGTCGACGAGGCGGACGCCGCGGCCGTGACCGGCGCCGTCGAGGGAGCCATCGAGGAGATGGAAGCGGCCGGCGCGACGGTGCTCGACCCAGTCGACGTCGTCGACGTCGACCTGCTCAAAAGTGCCCGCGTGCTCCAGTACGAGTTCGCCCGCGACTTCGACCGTTACCTCGCGCGCCTCGGCGACGCGGCGCCGCACGGGTCGCTGGCAGAGGTGTACGAGACGGGCGAGATAGCGCCCTCCATCGAGTCGCGCTTCGAGGGAGCCGGAATCCTCGACGTCGACGCCGACTCGCTGGAGAGGAACGTCGACTACCTCCGTCGACTTCGACGCCGCGACCGACTCGCGGAGACCGTCCTCGCGCGGATGGTGGAGGACGACTTCGACGCCCTCCTCTACCCGCCGTCGACGGTCCCCCCGGTCGAGATACCCGAGCACCAACCGTTCTCCGAGATGAACTGCGAACTCTCGGCGCACACCGGGTTGCCCGCTATCGTCCTCCCAGCCGGATTCACGGACGACGGCCTCCCCGTGGGTGTCGAACTGCTCGGACGGCGGTTCGCCGAACCGCGCTTGCTCGAACTCGGATACGGGTTCGAACGCGTTTCGGGCCACCGCCGCCCCCCGGAGCGATTCGGGGAACTCGACGCGTAATCCGGTATCCGTTCGACCCGCGAGGCGGGAGGGTTCTCACGTCCCCCGCCCGTATTCACATAGCGAGCAGAATCATACCTCGTCGGACCAACCGGCGTAAACGAGAGGGAATTCTGCCTTTCCCGGTTCACACCTCGCTCCCTCTCACCCGCTCACCGCGCCCCTCAGACGACCTGCTCGCTCCGCGACGCCCCGCAGTAGTAACACTTCAACAGCCGATACGGCTGGCGCGCGAACATCTCGTTCTTCGGCTGTACCGCCTCCCGAGTCGCCTCCGTTCGGAACCGGACCGTCACCTCATGCTCGCGTTCGCCGCCGCAGTCGGGACACGCTCTGATCCGCCAGTCGGGGACGTCTCCGGTGGGGTCTTTGACTGCCATGTGCACCGCCCCTATTCTGTGGTTGTTTATACAACTTTTTGCCGAGTTGATGAGTCTCAGGAGCGACACAACACGCACTCGTGACGGAGAGGCTCACTCCTTCTCGAACCAGTGCGAAGTGATGACGAGTGCTCCGTGCCGAAAACTCGCTTCCGAACACACGTGTTGAATCTGTCACGCTCTATGAGTACTCGATTAGAGATAGACAAACTCACACAAAGGTATAAGTAACGGCTCAGAGAGTGTCTGGTATGTCTGACCAGGTGGACGGGGTGCTCGGACTGATAACCGCGTGCGCGCTCATCGGAACGGTCGCGTACGGACGGTCACCGGGTTCCGCGGACGCGCTCCTGATCGGGTTGCTCCAGGTCGGGGTGTTCGCGGCCGTCGGGGGAAGCCTCGTCCGAATCGCCGTCGGTCGGTAACGACGTCGTCCCGCCCTCCGTCGCCGCCATCGAGTGTCGGTCGTTCGGAGCAAATCGAACCGATGGGCTCTCGTCAGGGCGTCTGTGGCTCCGCTGTCGGGTTCTGCTCGGACGGCGCCTTCGGAAGGCGGACGAAGAAGACCGACCCGCGAGGGTCGTTGTCCTCGACCCAGACGTCGCCGCCGTACCCGCTCACCAGCGTTTCGACGAGGTAGAGCCCGATGCCCGTTCCCGGGCTCTCGAGTCCCTTGTTGCCGCGGCCGAATATCTCCTCGCGTCGCTCGGGAGGGACCCCGGGTCCGTCGTCCGCGACGGCGACGACGACGGCGTCGCTCTCGTCGGTCGCAGACACCGTCACGGTCGGCGTTTCGGTATCCCTGTGTCGAATCCCGTTCGTGAGGAGGTTTCGGAACACGGTCCCCAGCGCATCGTCGGCGAGGACACACACGTCCGGAACGTCCTCGGAGATGCGAAGCGTGCACTCGTCGTCGCCCGCTCGCACGGAGTCGACCTCGTGCGTCAGAACCTCCCGGAGCGACACCGCTTCGAGGTCCGACGCGTCGTTGAGCATCGTCTGCATCAGGCCGCGCATCGTCTCGGTGAGTTCGACGGCATGTTCGCCGTTCCGGACGATGGTCTCGAGTCGGGTCTCAGCCTCCTCGCCGTCGACGAGCGATTCGAGGAGGTGCGCGTTGCCGAGGACGACCGACATGTCGTTCCGGATGTCGTGCCGGACGATCTGATTGAGGAGCGTGAGCCGTTCGTTCTGCTCTTCGATAGCGCGCTTTCGCTCTTGGAGGGTGGTCACGTCGCGCAGGACGACGACCCAGCCGACGTGTTGCCCGCGCCGGTCGAGCGTCTGCGTCCGGACGCTCAGGAACCGCTCGTCCGCTCCCCCGCCATCTTTTCCGTCGACGCGGACGGTGTCCGTTTCGGGTTTCGCGAGGTCGACGTCCGGGAAGCCCGCCTCGAAAGCGTCGCCGACTCCCGCTCCGCCCGCGGCGAAGAACCGCTCGCCGGGTCCGTTCGCGTGGACGACTCGCCCGGTTCTGTCGACGACGAGAACGCCGTCGGGCGACGCTTCGAGCGCCGTCGTGTAGGCGATGGGCGGGAGGTCCAACAGTCGATAGCGAAACAGCGCGACGCCGAGCGCCGCGGCCGTCACCGCGGTGGACGCCGGGACGAGGTTGACGTGGTCGGCCGTGAACGGCGGGATTCCCGCGTACGTCGCGCCCACGACCAAGAGCGGGGCGCCGATTCCGACGCCGAGAAGCAACGCCTGCGGGACGTACTCGCGGCCGAGTCGGAACGCCTCGACGGCGACGATGGCGAGGGCGGCGAGCGAGAGCGCCGCGTTGTAGAGGAGTTGCAACAGCAGGTGCGCGGGGCCCACGTCGACCCGGAGGACGAGGAGTCCGCCCCGTTCGACGAGGCGCGTGCTCTCGATGGCGAGACCGGCGGGGTTCGCGAACACGAGGGCCACGTAGAGCGCCGGGACGCTCAGCAGCGCCGCGACGACGGGCGGTCGCAACCACTCGTCGCGGTCGGTGTACGACAGGGCGAATAGCAGGCTGAACGCGCCGATGGGCGCCGCGCCCACGTA
It encodes:
- a CDS encoding amidase; the encoded protein is MSTPPADAFDLPETTIADVRAAIADGRVTVETLLDRYLARIDAYDDDLNAVLTLNDGARERARRLDARYEEEGFVGPLHGVPMLLKDNHDTHDMPTTAGSVALADSVPPRDAFVVERLRDAGAVVVGKTNLQELSFGVDTISSLGGATRNAYDLNRRPSGSSGGTAAAVAANLATVGTGSDTCSSVRSPPAFNNLVGVRPTRGLVSRTGIVPLSETQDTAGPITRTVADAARLLDAMAGYDPEDPVTAAGADAVPDDGYVSHLDPDGLDGARIGVARQFFGLQGDSEDLPVDEADAAAVTGAVEGAIEEMEAAGATVLDPVDVVDVDLLKSARVLQYEFARDFDRYLARLGDAAPHGSLAEVYETGEIAPSIESRFEGAGILDVDADSLERNVDYLRRLRRRDRLAETVLARMVEDDFDALLYPPSTVPPVEIPEHQPFSEMNCELSAHTGLPAIVLPAGFTDDGLPVGVELLGRRFAEPRLLELGYGFERVSGHRRPPERFGELDA
- a CDS encoding histidine kinase N-terminal 7TM domain-containing protein; this translates as MSWQQTLYAYPALFAALLSVFLGVYALSYANRNGRTPVLTAFICASVALSLWSGFSAVKLLSTDPAVKLLAYRLLYVGAAPIGAFSLLFALSYTDRDEWLRPPVVAALLSVPALYVALVFANPAGLAIESTRLVERGGLLVLRVDVGPAHLLLQLLYNAALSLAALAIVAVEAFRLGREYVPQALLLGVGIGAPLLVVGATYAGIPPFTADHVNLVPASTAVTAAALGVALFRYRLLDLPPIAYTTALEASPDGVLVVDRTGRVVHANGPGERFFAAGGAGVGDAFEAGFPDVDLAKPETDTVRVDGKDGGGADERFLSVRTQTLDRRGQHVGWVVVLRDVTTLQERKRAIEEQNERLTLLNQIVRHDIRNDMSVVLGNAHLLESLVDGEEAETRLETIVRNGEHAVELTETMRGLMQTMLNDASDLEAVSLREVLTHEVDSVRAGDDECTLRISEDVPDVCVLADDALGTVFRNLLTNGIRHRDTETPTVTVSATDESDAVVVAVADDGPGVPPERREEIFGRGNKGLESPGTGIGLYLVETLVSGYGGDVWVEDNDPRGSVFFVRLPKAPSEQNPTAEPQTP